A window of Periplaneta americana isolate PAMFEO1 chromosome 7, P.americana_PAMFEO1_priV1, whole genome shotgun sequence contains these coding sequences:
- the Gmppb gene encoding mannose-1-phosphate guanylyltransferase catalytic subunit beta yields the protein MCGTDSKLGEMKALILVGGYGTRLRPLTLSRPKPLVEFANKPMLLHQMEALVEAGVTQIVLAVSYRAEQMEQELSEEAKKLGVSLVFSHETEPLGTAGPLALAKDILSASNEPFFVLNSDIICEFPFKDMVAFHRNHGKEGTIVVTKVEEPSKYGVVVYGEQGRIQSFIEKPQEFVSNKINAGMYILSPSVLRRIQLRPTSIEKEVFPDMAHEGQLYAMELQGFWMDVGQPRDFLTGMCLYLTSLRQNNAAALHSGTGIVGNVLVDPTAKIGQGCRIGPNVTVGPEVVIEDGVCVKRSTLLRGAMVCSHSWLDGCIIGWRSVVGQWVRMENTTVLGEDVIVKDEIYINGGQVLPHKSIAASVPEPQIIM from the exons ATGTGTGGAACAGATTCCAAACTTGGCGAAATGAAGGCGTTGATTCTTGTTGGAGGTTATGGCACCCGACTTCGCCCCCTAACCCTAAGTAGACCAAAACCACTGGTGGAGTTTGCCAACAAACCTATGTTACTACACCAGATGGAAGCACTTGTGGAGGCAGGAGTAACACAGATTGTTTTAGCTGTGTCATATCGTGCAGAACAAATGGAACAGGAATTAAGTGAAGAAGCCAAAAAACTAGGAGTCAGTTTGGTCTTTTCCCACGAAACAGAGCCCCTTGGAACCGCAGGACCACTAGCACTTGCTAAAGATATTCTGTCGGCAAGTAATGAACCATtctttgttttaaattctgaTATCATATGTGAGTTCCCTTTCAAAGATATGGTGGCTTTCCATCGAAATCATGGTAAGGAAGGTACAATTGTTGTAACCAAGGTTGAAGAACCATCCAAGTACGGTGTCGTAGTGTATGGGGAACAGGGACGTATTCAGAGTTTTATTGAGAAGCCTCAGGAATTTGTATCCAACAAGATTAATGCTGGAATGTATATTTTAAGTCCCTCTGTCCTTCGTCGAATCCAGCTGCGTCCAACAAGCATTGAAAAAGAAGTTTTTCCAGATATGGCCCATGAAGGTCAGCTTTACGCCATGGAACTACAAGGCTTCTGGATGGACGTTGGGCAGCCTAGAGACTTCCTCACAG GTATGTGCCTGTACCTGACATCATTACGTCAGAACAACGCAGCGGCACTGCATTCAGGAACTGGCATTGTGGGTAATGTGTTGGTAGATCCTACAGCCAAGATAGGCCAGGGCTGTCGCATAGGCCCGAATGTGACAGTTGGTCCTGAGGTTGTGATCGAGGACGGCGTGTGTGTGAAGCGAAGCACTCTACTGCGGGGTGCCATGGTGTGTTCACACTCCTGGCTGGATGGCTGCATCATAGGCTGGCGGAGTGTTGTGGGTCAGTGGGTACGCATGGAGAACACCACCGTGCTGGGAGAGGATGTCATAGTGAAGGACGAGATCTACATCAATGGGGGGCAGGTCCTTCCACACAAGTCCATTGCAGCATCTGTTCCAGAGCCACAGATTATCATGTGA